The following are encoded in a window of Gossypium raimondii isolate GPD5lz chromosome 13, ASM2569854v1, whole genome shotgun sequence genomic DNA:
- the LOC105784475 gene encoding GDSL esterase/lipase At1g33811 — translation MKTVGELSLLVCLIIVCFNGRGWSQRLPRPQPQQSQVPCFFIFGDSLVDNGNNNGMLTLARANYRPYGIDFPQGTTGRFTNGRTFVDALAQLMGFTRYIPPYSRARGPELLRGVNYASGAAGIRDETGDNLGAHSSMNGQVANFANTVMQMRRLFRGDTNALSSYLNTCIYYCGLGSNDYLNNYFMPNFYTTSSDFTTKAYADALIQDYTRQLTQLHSLGARKVIVTAVGPIGCIPYQLARYHGNSSRCNENINKAILLFNSELRKLVDRFNGGQLQGAKFVYLDSYKSSNDLYQNGTAYGFEVIDKGCCGVGRNNGQITCLPLQQPCADRRKYLFWDAFHPTELANVIFAQSAYQSQSYTYPVNIQQLATL, via the exons ATGAAGACCGTTGGTGAGCTATCTTTGTTGGTTTGCTTGATTATCGTCTGCTTTAATGGTAGAGGATGGTCGCAAAGACTGCCTCGGCCCCAGCCTCAGCAATCTCAAGTACCATGCTTCTTCATCTTTGGTGACTCCTTGGTGGATAATGGAAATAACAATGGTATGCTTACACTTGCTAGGGCTAATTACAGGCCTTATGGCATCGACTTTCCTCAGGGTACCACCGGTCGTTTCACTAATGGTCGAACTTTTGTTGACGCTCTTG CTCAACTTATGGGGTTTACACGCTACATTCCTCCCTATTCAAGGGCTCGTGGTCCTGAACTGTTGCGTGGTGTTAATTATGCCTCGGGCGCTGCTGGTATTCGTGATGAAACTGGCGACAATCTG GGAGCCCACTCATCGATGAACGGACAAGTCGCTAACTTTGCAAATACGGTGATGCAAATGAGAAGGTTGTTCAGAGGAGACACCAATGCTTTGAGCAGCTATCTAAACACGTGCATTTACTATTGTGGGCTGGGAAGTAATGATTATCTTAATAACTACTTTATGCCAAATTTCTACACAACTAGTTCTGATTTCACTACTAAAGCTTATGCCGATGCACTTATTCAGGACTACACGCGCCAGCTAACC CAACTACATAGCTTAGGAGCACGAAAGGTGATAGTAACAGCAGTTGGACCAATCGGATGCATACCATATCAACTAGCTCGGTACCATGGTAATAGCAGCCGCTGCAATGAAAACATTAACAAGGCAATCCTTCTTTTCAACAGTGAGCTAAGGAAGCTGGTTGATCGTTTCAACGGTGGCCAACTGCAAGGAGCCAAGTTCGTTTACCTGGATTCTTACAAAAGCAGCAATGATCTTTATCAAAATGGGACTGCTTACG GGTTTGAAGTAATAGACAAAGGATGCTGTGGAGTTGGAAGAAACAATGGGCAAATAACATGCCTTCCCCTTCAACAACCATGTGCTGATAGAAGGAAATACCTGTTTTGGGATGCCTTTCATCCCACTGAACTTGCCAATGTTATATTTGCACAGTCTGCCTACCAGTCACAGTCCTATACTTACCCTGTAAACATACAACAATTGGCCACCCTCTAA